The Flavobacterium johnsoniae genomic sequence TAGCTTTTTCCAACATAATTTATTCCAAATCCAGCACCTAAACCTTTTACAGTATTTTGTAACGTATAAGTTGTCCAGAAATTAGCAACATTTTCTGGAGCTCCGACAGCTTTTTTTCCAGTTGCGGGAATAGTATTATCGTTGAAAGCATATCCAGCAATAATATTAAAACCATTTATTGGATTCGCAATTAATTCAAAATCAAAGCCTTTACTCACTTGTTCGCCATTCTGAAATGCAAAACCATCATTATCATATTGTACAGCGTTATCAATTTTGATGTTATAATAACTTAAAGTAGTGCTCAATTTTTTATTGAATGCTTCTACTTTTACACCAAATTCATATTGTGCCGCGTAAACAGGATCTAAAATTAATCTTGTAGCATCGGGCTGTGTAGCAGGAGGCGAGTTTTGGAATCCGTTCATGTAGTTTCCAAAAACCGAAACTTGATCTTGAACAATTTGATACACTAATCCTAATTTTGGAGATAATGCTGTTTGATCGTAACCTTCTGTACTTTCGTCTGTGTCTAATTTAAAATTATCTAAACGTAAACTCAACATGGCAGATAATCTATCAGTAAAATTAATAACATCAGAAGCGTAAACACTAAAAGTTTTGCTAGTTGTAACAGGATAAGCAGTTTGGGTTAAAGTTGCATCAACTGTTTTTCTTCTCATCGGATTAAAAGGAGTTCTCACATCGATAGTGTCAAGATATCTTGTAACTCCAGAAGAGAAACCACTTTTGTTGAAGCTGTAGTTTGCACCAACTAAAAGCTTGTGTTTAATGCTTCCAGTTTTAAACTGGCCATTAAAGTTTTGCTGAATATTTGTATAGTTGTCATAAATAGGACCCCAGTTTCCAACTCTTCTTGCTGCTTCGTAAGGGTTTAGCCAAAGCGTATAAGTTTGATAACTGCGTTCTACGTTTTCTCCCATAAATGAGAATAACGTAGTAGATTTCCAATTATCAGATATTTGATATTCTGCCTGAGCAAAAACTTTATTTGCAGAAGTTTTAGCATCGTTATCATCGTAAAATAATGATTTTCTATAACCAATTTTCAAATCTCCAGGATTTGTAATTCCAGAAGCGGCGTCATATCTATGGTAAGTACGTCTTGTATTGTTTGAGCTGATATATTCAGCATCGATATTGAAAGTAAGTTTGTCGCTTGCTTTAAAAGTTAAGCTTGGCGTAAAAGCAACCGTATTATTAAAGCCATAATCTAAAAAGCTTTTCTCTCTGTTAACTGCTGCATTCACTCTAAATAATACCGTTTTATCTTTGTTTAAAGGAGTATTTACATCAGCAGTAAAACGATTTAAATTAAAACTCCCCATTGTATAAGATACTTCTGTAGCAGTGGTTTCGAAGGGTTTTTTAGTTACAAGGTTTACTACACCACCAAAAGATGAAATAGTAGAACCGAATAAAGTTCCAGAAGGTCCTTTCAAAACCTCAATTCTTTCAACGTTGGCAAGGTCTGTAGAAGAACGGTTGGTAGACATTTCCATACCATTTCTAGCATTAATACCCGTTGTAAAACCTCTAAAAGTTACTCCAACTCCTCCAGAAGGATACGTAACCGGCACAGATCCAGGAGAGTTTTGTACCGCACTTTTTACATCTATAGAAACTTGTTCTAATAAAAGTTCTTTATGTATTACATTGTAAACCTGAGGATTTTCAAGATTTTTTAATGGCATTCTGGCAACGTAATCGGTTTTTTTAGATGCGATGCTCTTTTTACCGCTAACTACAACTTCTTGCAATTCTTTGTTCGAAACTTTAAGTTGTAGATTAAGAGAAGTGGTTTCATTTTCGGTTACTGTCACTTGAGTTTCTAAAGTTTCATAACCTGTTAAAGAGATTTGTAGCGTATAAGAATTCGCTCTTACTCTGTTAAAATCGAAAGTACCGTCATCATTAGAAACAGTACCGTATTTAGTATTTTTTAGAATAATATTTACTCCGGCAGCAGCGTCGCCATCTGAAGTTGTAATTGTTCCTTTAATTTTTCCGTTGTTCTGTTGTGCAAAAATGGATAAGAACGAAAACAAAAAGCTGATTGAAAATAGAAAACGTAAGGTTTTCTGATTGAGGTAATTCATTGCTATTTTTTAATTGGTTTATAAATAGTTTTTATTTAGAATGAATAAAAACAATGCAAATGTAGCTATAAAAATTTCTTTAGCAAATATTATTTTTAAGGATTTTATAAGCATTTGTTAAGATTATTTTAAGAAAGTAAGAGATGTTTTATGTTTTAATTTTAAAAATAAAATCAAGTTTTTGTGAAAACAGAAAAAAGTAGAACGCTCACCCTAAAAAAAGCCTTAATTTTGCAGTCTGAAAAACAATTTCATGATTTTATCTTTCTTCAAAAAAATTCAAAATACACCTCGAGGATACCGAATAGCTAATACTGTTTTTTTCTTTTTATCTGGTTTCGGATATTCTTCGTGGGTTTCTAGAATTCCACATATACAAGCACAATTACATTTATCTGAAGCGCAGTTTGGAGCTGTTTTATTTGCATTTCCAATTGGTTTAATGCTGACAATGCCCTTTACAGGAAAATTATTAAACAAGTACAGTAGCCGTTATATTATGCTTTTGGGCGCTATT encodes the following:
- a CDS encoding TonB-dependent receptor, with product MNYLNQKTLRFLFSISFLFSFLSIFAQQNNGKIKGTITTSDGDAAAGVNIILKNTKYGTVSNDDGTFDFNRVRANSYTLQISLTGYETLETQVTVTENETTSLNLQLKVSNKELQEVVVSGKKSIASKKTDYVARMPLKNLENPQVYNVIHKELLLEQVSIDVKSAVQNSPGSVPVTYPSGGVGVTFRGFTTGINARNGMEMSTNRSSTDLANVERIEVLKGPSGTLFGSTISSFGGVVNLVTKKPFETTATEVSYTMGSFNLNRFTADVNTPLNKDKTVLFRVNAAVNREKSFLDYGFNNTVAFTPSLTFKASDKLTFNIDAEYISSNNTRRTYHRYDAASGITNPGDLKIGYRKSLFYDDNDAKTSANKVFAQAEYQISDNWKSTTLFSFMGENVERSYQTYTLWLNPYEAARRVGNWGPIYDNYTNIQQNFNGQFKTGSIKHKLLVGANYSFNKSGFSSGVTRYLDTIDVRTPFNPMRRKTVDATLTQTAYPVTTSKTFSVYASDVINFTDRLSAMLSLRLDNFKLDTDESTEGYDQTALSPKLGLVYQIVQDQVSVFGNYMNGFQNSPPATQPDATRLILDPVYAAQYEFGVKVEAFNKKLSTTLSYYNIKIDNAVQYDNDGFAFQNGEQVSKGFDFELIANPINGFNIIAGYAFNDNTIPATGKKAVGAPENVANFWTTYTLQNTVKGLGAGFGINYVGKSYMFEDNVFYIPSYTTANATVFYDQPTWRIGVKFNNLSNEKYWDFYGNSQAPSNFLVNLTLKF